In Sulfitobacter sp. M39, the following proteins share a genomic window:
- the bioB gene encoding biotin synthase BioB, with product MIRTDWTVDEAAAIHALPFPDLIHQAQTLHRAHFDPTAIETASLLSIKTGGCPEDCGYCSQSAHYDTGVKATKLMGAQEVIAAAKRAKDAGAQRFCMGAAWRSPKDRDMDKLTDMVRGVADLGLETCMTLGMLSPEQVTKLKEAGLDFYNHNIDTSPEYYAEIASTRTMEDRLETVEHVRKGGIKVCCGGILGMGEAEADRISMLVTLATLPSHPDSVPVNLWNAVKGVPVQGKSEKVDPFALVRLVALARILMPASVVRLSAGRTGMSDELQSLCFLAGANSIFVGNQLLTTENPATWKDNDLLQRLGMHVAHAKPASSSAEMAAQ from the coding sequence ATGATCCGCACGGACTGGACCGTTGACGAAGCGGCAGCGATCCACGCGCTGCCCTTCCCCGACCTGATCCATCAGGCGCAAACGCTGCACCGTGCGCATTTCGACCCCACGGCGATCGAAACCGCCAGCTTGCTGAGCATCAAGACCGGCGGCTGCCCCGAGGATTGCGGCTATTGTTCGCAATCGGCGCATTACGACACCGGCGTCAAAGCGACCAAACTGATGGGCGCGCAGGAGGTCATCGCCGCCGCCAAACGTGCCAAGGATGCGGGCGCGCAGCGGTTCTGCATGGGGGCTGCATGGCGCAGCCCCAAGGACCGCGACATGGACAAGCTGACCGATATGGTGCGCGGCGTGGCCGATCTGGGGCTCGAGACCTGCATGACGCTGGGGATGCTGTCGCCCGAGCAGGTGACCAAGCTTAAGGAGGCCGGGCTCGATTTCTACAACCACAACATCGATACCTCGCCCGAGTATTACGCCGAGATCGCCTCGACCCGCACGATGGAAGACCGCCTTGAGACGGTGGAACATGTGCGCAAGGGCGGGATCAAGGTCTGCTGCGGCGGTATCCTTGGCATGGGCGAGGCAGAAGCGGACCGGATCAGCATGCTGGTCACCCTCGCCACGCTGCCCAGCCACCCAGACAGCGTGCCGGTGAACCTGTGGAACGCGGTCAAAGGCGTGCCGGTGCAGGGAAAATCCGAAAAGGTCGACCCTTTTGCGCTGGTCCGGCTCGTGGCCTTGGCGCGTATCCTGATGCCCGCCTCGGTCGTGCGTCTCTCCGCAGGGCGCACCGGGATGAGCGACGAGCTGCAATCGCTGTGCTTTCTGGCGGGTGCGAATTCGATCTTTGTGGGCAACCAGTTGCTGACCACCGAAAACCCCGCCACATGGAAGGACAACGACCTTCTGCAACGGCTCGGCATGCATGTGGCACACGCGAAGCCCGCGTCCAGTTCGGCAGAGATGGCGGCACAGTAG